In one window of Mercurialis annua linkage group LG4, ddMerAnnu1.2, whole genome shotgun sequence DNA:
- the LOC126678648 gene encoding uncharacterized protein LOC126678648, translated as MVSTRSTPTKEKKDFVVPVKMKRKLVKKAEKDVEGSGVASASENVKVKGKKVDETGLKKRRLAFDAVPDHQKVQKSLHIEEPTRLVQNWDYLLDAEDRYTCRVTMPLNFKYIEDIKKTLSDTQLELFKKTFLGHFLDLSPLCNQPQLIHSLLLREVKHPNNRELWFKVSGHKLRFSIDEFAVITGLNCVGDFNPVSYAPLQNQLIDTYFPNSEVTRDGLGVIFLNKVFKSDEDAVKLAVIYLFECYLCSNEIKFQNVSRFFMDMVDSGDYNSYPWGIMVFRSTIADMKKRFATRRRLKFYRLNSFPLALQIWFYEVCPFATNKICFPVTKPMLVPRMLKWLKSQDKLTIKYLNEAFFDQTREQLMLKNIVPTAQEKMSLDISGFFQTGKKKIVEDLDFSTDDDAILADYLKCKQVESSRRRKTFNLLKSRLNGIESSQLKIQSEFSSLKTEVRVIYDCMTVIGDHFGLSMPKFPKSVAVNEVPNDDDNMGVSDYIFQTGYKDDADNGEDGDDEYEKNEEENKDEDEKNEEEDKDEAEDKKDEAEEKEDEAEKDKNEAENKKDESEEKEDEAEEDKEDEQKNVEDEKDNDRNDDGGVGGGVGGGNKKDDDGGVGGGNKKDDDGGDGRSMHVEVPVEDVNQVGLETAAGEAPVENVSQVGLEMADVKMAAGEFSMGRASEADVKMVADEVLFSEKKNFTTPMDNKRNIKPSILLKSPYLAEFSSGNNEYRIENATFVVPKLCPLDNNLGDVLMCDEYPEYHDWIGKGHLRYPKAKEGRFIKETENSINPPFNFGVDVIDAKDFFFVLEYGGQSLNTRHMDILFYYLRKKGKYKSSIQMKFTTTDNYFDQTFQSFVRLFKDTGDRDLIYEDHPISQYIRGKRMIANTPWAECEFVLIPFHVSSNNHWALAVLDFKLRTITIYNSMRSTLSASSTRLIGNNYASYLPLFLSKLDVFKDNPFSDLRSPFYTSQGLEDSFQLIVKYDLPEQQFNDCGVFAFSFAEYIVHGREQELTKEFDVNSHRKRLAFCLYKYGKWKNMFHVVSESESYQDKDQKDGNVKAKRYKIRAGKLKL; from the exons ATGGTTTCTACAAGATCAACTCCTACAAAAGAGAAGAAGGATTTTGTTGTTCCTGTAAAAATGAAGCGGAAATTAGTAAAAAAAGCTGAAAAAGATGTTGAAGGAAGTGGTGTTGCTTCTGCCTCTGAGAATGTCAAAGTAAAGGGAAAAAAGGTGGATGAAACTGGTTTGAAAAAAAGGCGTTTGGCTTTTGATGCTGTACCTGATCATCAGAAAGTTCAGAAATCCTTGCATATTGAAGAACCAACTCGTTTGGTtcag aactggGACTACTTGTTAGATGCGGAAGATCGTTACACTTGTAGAGTGACTATgcctttaaatttcaaatatattgaGGACATCAAGAAAACTCTTTCTGATACTCAGCTGGAACTTTTCAAGAAGACATTTCTTGGTCATTTTTTAGACTTGTCGCCGTTGTGTAATCAGCCTCAGCTTATACATTCTTTGTTGCTGCGAGAAGTGAAGCATCCAAATAATAGGGAATTGTGGTTTAAAGTTTCTGGACATAAACTGCGGTTTAGTATTGATGAATTTGCTGTGATTACGGGGTTAAATTGTGTTGGTGATTTCAATCCTGTTTCTTATGCTCCATTACAGAATCAGTTGATTGATACCTATTTCCCAAATAGTGAAGTTACTCGAGATGGATTGGGTGTCATATTTCTGAACAAGGTTTTCAAGTCGGATGAAGATGCGGTTAAATTGGCCGTAATTTACTTGTTTGAGTGCTATTTGTGCTCAAATgagattaaatttcaaaatgtaaGTCGCTTTTTTATGGATATGGTTGATAGTGGGGACTATAACTCATATCCTTGGGGGATAATGGTTTTTCGATCTACCATTGCTGATATGAAGAAGAGGTTTGCTACAAGAAGACGACTCAAGTTTTATAGGCTTAACAGTTTCCCTTTGGCTTTGCAAATCTGGTTCTATGAAGTCTGCCCTTTTGCTACTAATAAGATATGTTTTCCTGTTACTAAACCAATGTTAGTTCCTCGAATGCTAAAATGGCTCAAGAGTCAGGACAAATTAACAATCAAATATCTGAATGAGGCATTTTTTGATCAGACGCGTGAGCAG TTGATGCTGAAGAATATTGTTCCTACAGCTCAAGAAAAAATGTCTCTTGATATATCTGGTTTTTTCCAAACTGGAAAGAAGAAAATAGTTGAAGATTTGGATTTTTCAACTGATGATGACGCTATTCTTGCTGATTACCTCAAATGTAAACAAGTTGAGTCTTCGAGACGAAGAAAAACATTTAATCTGTTGAAGAGTCGACTTAATGGTATCGAATCAAGTCAACTGAAAATACAATCTGAATTTTCTTCTTTGAAGACGGAGGTGAGAGTCATTTATGACTGTATGACGGTGATTGGCGATCATTTTGGCTTAAGCATGCCTAAG TTTCCTAAGTCTGTTGCTGTAAATGAAGTTCCCAATGATGATGATAATATGGGG GTTTCTGATTACATTTTTCAAACTGGATATAAAGATGATGCTGATAATGGCGAGGACGGTGATGATGAGTAtgagaaaaatgaagaagagaACAAAGATGAGGAtgagaaaaatgaagaagaggaCAAAGATGAGGCTGAGGATAAAAAAGATGAGGCTGAGGAGAAAGAAGATGAGGCTGAGAAGGACAAAAATGAGGCTGAGAATAAAAAAGATGAGTCTGAGGAGAAAGAAGATGAGGCTGAGGAGGACAAAGAGGATGAGCAAAAAAATGTAGAAGATGAGAAGGATAATGATAGAAATGATGATGGTGGTGTTGGTGGTGGTGTTGGTGGTGGTAATAAGAAAGATGATGATGGTGGTGTTGGTGGTGGTAATAAGAAAGATGATGATGGCGGTGATGGTAGATCGATGCATGTTGAg gtccCTGTTGAGGATGTAAATCAGGTTGGTTTAGAAACAGCTGCTGGCGAG gccCCTGTTGAGAATGTAAGTCAGGTTGGTTTGGAAATGGCTGATGTGAAAATGGCTGCTGGCGAG ttTTCTATGGGGAGAGCAAGTGAAGCTGATGTGAAAATGGTTGCTGATGAGGTTCTATTTTCTGAGAAGAAGAATTTTACTACTCCTATGGATAACAAACGGAATATCAAGCCGAGTATTTTATTGAAATCTCCATACTTGGCTGAATTCAGTTCTGGAAACAACGAATACCGCATAGAGAATGCTACTTTTGTTGTTCCTAAATTGTGTCCATTGGACAATAATTTAGGAGATGTTTTAATGTGCGATGAATATCCGGAGTATCATGACTGGATTGGTAAAGGACATTTGAGATATCCCAAGGCCAAAGA AGGAAGATTTATTAAGGAAACAGAAAATTCTATCAATCCTCCTTTCAATTTTGGTGTTGATGTCATTGATGCGAAAGATTTCTTTTTCGTTCTGGAGTATGGTGGACAGTCATTGAATACACGG CACATGGATATCTTATTTTACTATCTGAGGAAGAAAGGAAAATATAAAAGTAGCATACAAATGAAGTTCACAACAACTGACAATTATTTCGATCAAACTTTTCAATCTTTTGTGAGGCTTTTCAAGGATACCGGAGACCGAGACCTGATTTATGAAGATCATCCAATTTCTCAGTATATACGTGGCAAACGTATGATTGCGAATACTCCATGGGCTGAGTGTGAATTTGTGCTGATCCCTTTCCATGTGTCTTCAAATAATCATTGGGCCCTTGCAGTACTGGATTTTAAGCTCAGGACGATCACAATCTATAATTCCATGCGTTCAACTTTGAGTGCTTCGTCAACTAGACTGATTGGGAATAATTATGCCTCTTATCTTCCTTTATTTCTTTCCAAGTTAGATGTGTTCAAAGATAATCCCTTTTCTGATTTGCGTTCACCGTTCTATACAAGTCAAGGATTAGAAGATTCTTTTCAGTTGATTGTTAAATATGACCTGCCAGAACAACAGTTCAA TGATTGTGGAGTTTTTGCATTCTCTTTTGCTGAATATATTGTGCATGGGAGAGAGCAAGAGCTTACAAAAGAATTTGATGTGAATTCCCATCGAAAGCGTTTGGCTTTTTGTCTTTATAAGTATGGAAAATGGAAGAATATGTTTCATGTTGTCAGTGAATCAGAGAGTTATCAGGACAAGGACCAAAAGGATGGGAATGTGAAAGCAAAAAGATACAAGATTCGAGCTGGAAAACTGAAACTGTAG
- the LOC126678650 gene encoding uncharacterized protein LOC126678650 — protein sequence MESIPVMIQHKGNWIEANQYADFEVIGVMIPQNSTYLDLLHIIAQEIQVNLEKQNIEIKYQVKIQYPPLKISDDSSFRFYLEIKKKEIDFTMYPLCIVVISDTSQIQTILPDAAASISTAISESNRDQDTISIHDRYMFDTFDEIGQYTKLLAIDTIDCNDDQNQESVSDPLQDIDLTVGKTFKDKATLQACLRLHAINNHYQQKTVKSCQKNIFVKCIDDTCQWYLKASINVHTKQFIIRKQDMNHTCPIETRFSNQKQASTSHIAASIKMKYLNVKATYTPVDIRNDMQTLHGVKIGYMMAWRSRELAFEMLRGKPCESYKSLPTFLYMLGTRNPGSSIDIQLRDDSTFLYVFTALKASITGWQYCKPIIVVDATFLKATFGGTLLVATAQDAAGKLFPLAFSAVDSENDDSWHYFFTKIKQAFGTREGICIVSDRHLSIESAIKRIYPEATHGVCMFHLLNNLKTNFKRNAKKLKEPFFAAARAYTEVEFDYHMKVLDSLDARVRPFLQQIKYERWSRVHSLKNRYKTMTSNLAESLNASILHARELPITALFMHLHDLQQEYSYKHRKIAIDTVTTLSTIHEDILLQNYINSLKLQVKPSSDDIITVLENGKKYTVNMVERTCTCKKFDIDEIPCKHAIAFLADKKIEPYAYCSRYYTNAAMLATYSETVYPLEKEEEWIIPEHIKNMIVKPPQHRTRTGRPKKGRYQSKWGNPKNDPNQGQCGKCGHAGHNRKTCRNKPKDT from the exons ATGGAATCTATTCCAGTGATGATACAACACAAAGGCAATTGGATTGAAGCAAATCAATATGCAGATTTTGAAGTTATTGGTGTCATGATTCCTCAAAATTCTACATATTTGGATCTTCTACATATAATAGCACAAGAAATACAagtaaatttggaaaaacagaATATTGAGATAAAATATCAAGTAAAGATTCAGTATCCACCACTCAAAATCAGTGATGATTCAAGCTTCAGATTTTACTTAGAAATCAAGAAAAAGGAAATCGACTTCACTATGTATCCTCTCTGCATAGTAGTTATCAGTGATACTAGCCAGATACAGACAATTCTTCCAGATGCAGCAGCAAGTATTTCAACAGCTATTTCAGAATCAAACAGAGACCAAGATACCATATCGATACACGATagatacatgtttgatacattCGACGAAATAGGTCAGTATACAAAACTTCTTGCAATTGATACAATAGACTGTAACGATGATCAAAATCAAGAATCAGTATCAGATCCACTACAAGATATAGATCTGACAGTTGGAAAAACTTTCAAAGATAAAGCTACTCTTCAAGCATGCTTACGACTTCATGCAATCAATAATCACTACCAACAAAAGACAGTTAAATCATGCCAAAAGAACATTTTTGTAAAATGTATCGATGATACATGTCAATGGTATCTGAAAGCGTCAATTAATGTTCACACAAAACAGTTCATCATTCGTAAACAAGACATGAACCACACATGCCCGATAGAGACCAGATTCAGCAATCAAAAACAAGCATCAACATCACACATAGCGGCATCCATCAAAATGAAGTATCTCAATGTCAAAGCAACATACACACCAGTAGATATAAGGAATGATATGCAGACTTTACATGGAGTCAAGATCGGTTATATGATGGCTTGGAGATCAAGAGAATTGGCATTTGAAATGTTAAGAGGAAAGCCTTGTGAATCTTACAAATCGCTGCCTACTTTTTTATATATGCTTGGAACTAGAAACCCGGGATCTAGCATAGACATACAATTGAGAGATGACAGCacatttttatatgtatttacaGCATTAAAAGCTTCAATTACAGGATGGCAGTATTGCAAACCAATAATTGTAGTTGATGCTACATTCTTGAAGGCAACATTTGGTGGCACACTTCTTGTTGCAACAGCTCAAGATGCAGCTGGAAAGCTGTTTCCTCTAGCATTTTCTGCTGTGGATTCAGAAAATGATGACTCATGGCATTATTTCTTCACTAAAATAAAACAGGCCTTTGGAACAAGAGAAGGTATCTGCATTGTATCAGATAGACATCTCAGCATAGAGTCAGCTATTAAAAGGATTTATCCTGAAGCTACTCATGGCGTATGCATGTTTCACCTTCTCAATAACCTCAAGACAAATTTCAAGAGAAATGCCAAGAAACTTAAAGAACCTTTCTTTGCAGCAGCAAGAGCATACACTGAGGTTGAATTTGACTACCACATGAAAGTGTTGGACAGCTTAGATGCTCGAGTAAGACCATTTCTTCAgcaaatcaaatatgaaaggtGGTCAAGGGTACATTCTCTCAAAAACAGGTATAAAACTATGACATCTAATTTAGCTGAATCATTAAACGCATCAATATTACATGCAAGAGAACTGCCGATCACAGCCTTATTTATGCACCTACATGACCTCCAACAAGAGTACTCATACAAACACAGAAAAATTGCTATCGATACAGTCACAACACTTTCAACCATCCATGAAGATATACTTCTGCAAAATTACATTAATTCACTGAAACTACAG GTGAAACCATCTTCAGATGATATCATAACAGTTCTCGAGAATGGTAAAAAGTACACAGTCAACATGGTCGAGAGAACATGTACATGCAAAAAGTTTGATATCGATGAAATTCCTTGTAAACATGCCATAGCATTTCTAGCCGACAAGAAGATTGAACCTTATGCGTACTGCTCAAGATACTATACAAATGCAGCTATGTTAGCGACATATTCTGAAACTGTATATCCATTGGAGAAGGAAGAAGAATGGATTATTCCAGAACATATCAAGAACATGATTGTCAAACCACCCCAACATAGAACACGAACTGGAAGGCCTAAAAAGGGTAGGTACCAGTCAAAGTGGGGAAATCCGAAAAACGATCCAAATCAAGGGCAATGTGGAAAATGCGGACACGCTGGACATAATAGGAAGACATGCCGAAACAAGCCAAAAGATACCTAG